A segment of the Arachis hypogaea cultivar Tifrunner chromosome 5, arahy.Tifrunner.gnm2.J5K5, whole genome shotgun sequence genome:
CTCTGAAAGCCAAAGAATTAGAAGAAATAGAAAGATGAATGAACTAAAAACAAAGAGCAAAAAGCTGTAtcaaacgtataaaaaaaaattagaattgtgGTGATGAATAGACATAGTCTTTTACTTGGATCATGTTATATAATTTACTATGTTTTTTATATTGTTCTGTTTTAAGGGGAAGCGAATTTAGGTCCCTGGAAGAATAAGATCACACAAGAGGCTCTAGCACCAGCTCCTGAAACGGATGCTCCTTCAGGTACCCTTGTGCTGGCCGCAAACAGGACGGATAGGCCGGACATTCTACGACGATTTCGTCGCTACCGAGGCGGCTGGGACATTGCAAATCGCCATTATTGGGCTGTAAGCTCTGTTACTATTTTCCTGCTCACCATGTTCTTAAATGGCTGCTTCATTACGTTCTTCATGCCGATTGAACAATGACAAACAGTGAAGTTCCAAATGAATAATCATGTTTCCGTTGTTCGTGTGAAAATTTTGGCCATGGTTGTGTAATTTGCAACAAAGATTAGGATTTTAATGGTTAAGAAAACAAGAATTACTTTGTGGTTGTACTTTCAGCatattgttttgtttgtttttaatgaATAATGGTATTATTTTTGCAGTCAGTTGGTTTCACCGGTGCAGCTGGTTTCATACTTGCTGCTCTGTGGTTTATTTCATTTGGCCTCGCACTCTTGATTCATGTATGCTGTGGATGGGGCATTAACATCAAGGATGAAGGATCACACCGTTCGCAACGAATTTGTCTTATTTTGATCTTGTTATTCACCTGCGCCGCTGCGTAATTCCTTCAACCTTGTTTCAATGTTTGAATAAAACTTCGGTTGTTTAATTATGTATTCTTATGATTAGTTACTAAGGTTTCTTTTGTATTGCAACTCTGCTTTTGAAAATACCAATCTTGATGGCAGTTTGTTAATATCATTTAGTATCTGTTACACTCTCGGTAATAAAATCAATATATCCCAAAATAATTCATTTCTAgatagcaaagataacaattaagaTAACAATTATTCTGTTCATTTTCTTCACAGGGTTGGATGTATCCTTCTAACTGTAGGGCAGGACAAGTTCCACGACGAGGCATTGGATACGCTCCATTACGTCGTGAATCAATCAGACTATACAGTGCAGACTCTGAGGAACGTGACGGAGTATCTGAAGCTCGCGAAATCAATCAAAGTAGCACAGATATTTCTCCCATCTGATATCATGGCAGATATTGATAATTTGAATGTTGATCTCAATGCTGCAGCAAATACACTGTCGGAGAAGACACACGATAACTCTGTTAAAATACGTAAAGTCTTTAATGATGTGTATGGAATCGTAAACTTCACCATAATGTGTTGTATTCTAGAATCTACTATTGCAATATGCATAATGCAGCATGATGCTTCATTTTGCAGGCGTCTAGCTTTGATTCTCATGGCAACACTGATGCTTCTTCTCGCTCTAGTTGGACTGGGTATGCGTTAATAATACACTAAATTACTATTTTGCCACCTAAAGATTCCTTGTTTGAGTAAATAGGTGGAACTCAGATAAAGTCGACTTCAATAATACACTAAATTACTATTTTGCCACCTAAAGATTCCTTGTTTGAGTAAATAGGTGGAACTCAGatacagtcgacttcacgtgaagttgatagctgagattAGTTAGATAAAAATCGAGTTAAATCATCTATccactatcaacttcacgtaaaatcgACTACACATGAGTTTCTACCGAATAAATAACCATTCTAACTATAAAATATTACGATTTTAATAAAACAAATCTcaaaaaatgtaaatgacaaaTTTATCtctaaaaatatgttttgtttgacaaattaaattaaatttttagtcaatttatttatatacttatATAGCTTTGATTCATTTTGTTAAATAAAACATATAGAATCTATTTCGTCAAAATCGTAATCTGTTGGAGTTGTAAAATggctatttattcaaaaaaaaatcactagtatttttcttttatttaagagAGAAATTAAAATATTTCGAGTGTAAAAATTATGATTTACCCGCTACTAGTAGTTTTCTTAATTGCCAAATAAGTTGAGCTTATTTCATGTTTGTATTCCTGAAATCTTTCATAATTTGCTAATATTCCTCTGCAGTTCTTTCTATTCTTGGACATCAACATGCGATCCTCATGTAAGTCACGGATATACCATAGATATGACCTTTGATCTCATGACACTCCACTACCTATCTACCTGAATGttccctttcttctttttaattttatttcatttcaaaatgttattgcagatttGTCATTAGTGGATGGTTACTCGTTGCTACTACATTCATTCTTTGTGGAGTTTTCATGATTCTTAACAAGTAAGCCATCCAATAGTTTGTCCGAAATTTCACTTTAAACGAACGCTTCATTAAATATAACGACCCATTAAATGATGAATAAGAATGATTGGGTTCAATTACAGTGCAATTTGTGATACGTGTATGGCAATGGGAGAATGGGTAGAGAATCCACACGCAGAATCTGCACTAAGCAATATCCTTCCTTGCGTTGATCAGAGAACCACAAACAGGACACTATTTCAGAGTAAACAAGTGGTGACCAACATTGTAAGTGTTGTGAACCGTTTCATTTATAGCACCGCAGATTCAAACCCCACACCGGGTAGCATCAACTATTACAATCAATCTGGACCAGAAATGCCACCTTTGTGCTATCCATTTGACTCAGAGTTTAAAGAACGCCAATGTACAGCCCAAGAAGTTTCCGCTTCCAATGCTTCATTGGTATGCTTTTCATCATCCCCCTCTCTATTTTGTCGCCCCACCGTtttctaaataaaagaaaaataaaaaaatagaaaaagaaagagagatccAATTTTTTATCTACATATAAATACACAGAATTTATCAAGTTGATTGTTTAAACATTTTCAGGTTTGGAAGAAATACAAATGCAAGATATCCGAAAATGGTATTTGCAACAGTGTTGGAAGGGTGACTCCAGAGATTTACTCGGAGTTAGTAGGCGCAGTTATTGAAAGCTTTGCACTAGAACACTACACTCCCATTTTACTTAGCCTTCAGAATTGCAATTTCGTGAGGAACACGTTCAAAGAAATCACTACTAGTTACTGTCCTCCATTAAACCACTATCTTAAGGTTATCAATGTTGGTCTTGGCCTCATTTCGGTTGGTGTCTTGCTCTGTCTCATTCTCTGGATTCTCTATGCAAACCGCCCCCAGCAACGGGAGGAAGTGTTTGTTAATAAGCTGTCGTTAgctcaaaaactaaagaaaagattTAACAAGAACCGCAACATCACAAATGGTGCTAGAGAGGTAGTGTAGTTTGTAGTTAGTTTTACACTAGAAGATTATTTGAAACCAAGGAACTTTTACCGTACCCCATAATAGGGGGTGAAACCAAGATGAAGCGAAGTTGCATCTTGAGTTATATTAAGATCATAGCCACTTAGTCAAACATAGTGTACTAAGcgaaaaaagaaggaaaacaatTGATTTCTAGATTACCTAATAATTTCACCTAAATTTACCTCTGGTCCCAATTGTAGAGGTATGAAGAAATTGATTTTACCTACGTAATCTTAATATTTTATGTATAAGAGATTTGGTGTAATTACATTCATCTCTTCTCTTGTTGATATTTTGACGAGTATACAACAATATTTCTCATGTACTCAATTTTGTGTAATATATTACCAAACATACCTAGTTATTCTCTCCATTCTAACCATAAAATCACACATGCAGAAATAAGAGTTTGAGCCGACTTTCACtccttaaattagttattttgatTGAATTAGACctacataaattttttatattgtatacgAGCTCTGTACGATAAAACGGTAGGAAACGATTCTTCTTCAAACATGGAAGAACCATCCATAGATGTCACCCATCAACCACTCCCGTCTCCCAACTATATTCACACAAGAAACAATCCCATGTCGCTCGTTCTCTCCTTCCTATTTTTTTCCATCCAAGGCATCATTTATGCTACTTCATATTATATGGTATTTCGAGATTTTAGaaaagaattaatttattttaggaCAAAATATATGTTTTCTCTTTAatgtttcaaaaaaattttaagaataccCAAAATGATATATGTTTTATATTGCCTCTTACACTacaacaaaata
Coding sequences within it:
- the LOC112802644 gene encoding uncharacterized protein isoform X1 — encoded protein: MKSVCFNVFNFYLLILFIVVSLRSTSALSASGSRRDSTTAKFILGEANLGPWKNKITQEALAPAPETDAPSGTLVLAANRTDRPDILRRFRRYRGGWDIANRHYWASVGFTGAAGFILAALWFISFGLALLIHVCCGWGINIKDEGSHRSQRICLILILLFTCAAAVGCILLTVGQDKFHDEALDTLHYVVNQSDYTVQTLRNVTEYLKLAKSIKVAQIFLPSDIMADIDNLNVDLNAAANTLSEKTHDNSVKIRKVFNDVYGIVNFTIMCCILESTIAICIMQHDASFCRRLALILMATLMLLLALVGLVLSILGHQHAILIFVISGWLLVATTFILCGVFMILNNAICDTCMAMGEWVENPHAESALSNILPCVDQRTTNRTLFQSKQVVTNIVSVVNRFIYSTADSNPTPGSINYYNQSGPEMPPLCYPFDSEFKERQCTAQEVSASNASLVWKKYKCKISENGICNSVGRVTPEIYSELVGAVIESFALEHYTPILLSLQNCNFVRNTFKEITTSYCPPLNHYLKVINVGLGLISVGVLLCLILWILYANRPQQREEVFVNKLSLAQKLKKRFNKNRNITNGAREVV
- the LOC112802644 gene encoding uncharacterized protein isoform X2, with protein sequence MKSVCFNVFNFYLLILFIVVSLRSTSALSASGSRRDSTTAKFILGEANLGPWKNKITQEALAPAPETDAPSGTLVLAANRTDRPDILRRFRRYRGGWDIANRHYWASVGFTGAAGFILAALWFISFGLALLIHVCCGWGINIKDEGSHRSQRICLILILLFTCAAAVGCILLTVGQDKFHDEALDTLHYVVNQSDYTVQTLRNVTEYLKLAKSIKVAQIFLPSDIMADIDNLNVDLNAAANTLSEKTHDNSVKIRKVFNDVRLALILMATLMLLLALVGLVLSILGHQHAILIFVISGWLLVATTFILCGVFMILNNAICDTCMAMGEWVENPHAESALSNILPCVDQRTTNRTLFQSKQVVTNIVSVVNRFIYSTADSNPTPGSINYYNQSGPEMPPLCYPFDSEFKERQCTAQEVSASNASLVWKKYKCKISENGICNSVGRVTPEIYSELVGAVIESFALEHYTPILLSLQNCNFVRNTFKEITTSYCPPLNHYLKVINVGLGLISVGVLLCLILWILYANRPQQREEVFVNKLSLAQKLKKRFNKNRNITNGAREVV